AGAGGCGTCATCTTTTGAGGAACGAAAAAGGCGACACCTCGGCCTGTTTTTGAGATGTCACCCCTCCATTCTTCCGGGATGATACTTCAGAACCCGACAAAGGGAGAATCGCTGACCAGTTGTTGGCGAGACGCCAACAACGGCAGGGCGGCAGGACGTTGTAAAGGTCAAGGGTTGGGCGGTTGATGGCGCGTGATTTTTCTTTACATTTGCCTCAAAATATCCTTCATGGCCTCTCCTTTTCCCGGCATGGACCCCTATCTCGAAGGCGACTTGTGGCCCGATGTGCATCATGCATTGGCTTCTCAAATACGTCGCCAGTTGATGCCGTTGATTCAGCCCAAATACGTCGCTCGCATCAGTCGGTATGTGGTGGAGGACAACGCGCCAGAAAGCGAAATAGGCATCATGTACCCCGATGTGGAAGTGTTGTTGGGGCGGTCGGCAGGAGCGGTGAGTGAGCCTTCCGTCGCCTATTCCACAGGAAGCACGCCGTTGCCTCCGTCCCTTTCCGTTCCAATATTTGCTCCGGTGGAGGTTCGAATTCCTGTCGTGGAAATCAGAGATTCGACTGACAATCTTTTGATTACCGCCATTGAAATTTTGTCGCCAGTAAACAAGCGTGAGCCGGGTTTGAACCAATATCTTCAAAAGCGCCGTCGGTTGCATCAATCCGGTATCCATTTTTTGGAAATTGACCTGCTCCGACGAGGAACTCGCCCGGTGCAACACCCGAAATTGGAAAAAACGCCCTATCTGATTGCCCTCACGCGGGCGCACCAAGCGCAAACGGACATTTGGCCCGTTGGCCTGCGCTCGCCGCTTCCTGTCGTGCCTGTCCCGTTAGCAGCACCCGACCAAGACGTGCCGCTCGATCTGCAACACGCGCTCCGCGAGGTGTATAAAGATGCGGCATACCATCTTTCGATTGACTATTCCGCCGCACCGCCGCCGCCCAAATTGGAGGCAGAGGATGCAGCGTGGGCGCAAGGGCTTAAACCCGTGTAAGCGAATTTCACCTCGCTTGGTGAAAACACAAGCAGCCTGCATTTCGGGCTTGGCCGCCCCCACGTTGCCGTTTGTTGTTGGCGAGATGCCAACAACGGCGGGAAGAAAAGTTGTCAATCTCCCTTTCCTGCGTTGGTTATCGGTGCGCCTCGGCTTTCTTTTTGATTTCGCGCAGCCACACGTCGTGGAGCCTGCGCAGTTTGTTGGGCTGAAATGTTTTTTCAAAAAAGGTCAGCCAGCCGTTTTGCGACTCATCTGTGATGACTTTGCAGCCATAGTCGGTGGGAACGATGAGCCAAGCATGGTACCCTTGAATGTTTTTCTTTTTGGACTCCCAACTCAGCCGCAAAGGCGGCGCGAATTCTTGTATGACGGATTCAAAATTCAGTCCCATCGTTTTCCATGTGAACACGGATTGGGCGGTCAGCACCGTGTCGCTTTCCGGGCGAATGACGACCTTTCGAGCGCCTTCATACCACGCGGGCCACGACTCGGCATCAATCAGAATGCCCCAAACCACTTCTGGTGGGGCGCTCACCTCGATTTCGTTGTGCACAAAAAACTTGCTTTTGGAAGGCTCGTAGCGGGCAGGCCAATGAATCGTCGAAGTGTCGGGCGAGGAGGAGGGTTGAGCCGTCAGTCGGAAGCAAAAGAGCAGCATTGCGGCAAAAAGTTTTGTTGTCATAGCGCATATTTTTGCCACAAAATTCGGGTCGTGCTTTCCGTTGGCGCGATAACAAATGTTTAGACTTGTTGAAAAACCCCACGCCGCGATTTCGCCGAATATCCGACTTTTGGGACGAGAGAAATCAACGCAACCGCACCACTCATGGCCTTTCTCGTTTTCTACATCACGCACCCCGACGAGGCCACCGCACGCCGCGTGGCCGCTCACCTTGTGCAGGAGCGCCTCGCGGCCTGCAGCAATGCCTTCCCCATCACCAGTGTCTTTTGGTGGCAGGGCGCGGTGCAACACGAGGGCGAGTGGGTCTCCATCGTGAAGACGCGGCTTGATTTGGAAGAAAAATTGGAAGCCGAAATTCGCAAAATGCACCCCTACGAAGTTCCCTGCATCATGCGCTGGGAGGCGCGGGCCAACGCTGACTACGAAGCATGGATTGTAGCAGAGACAACGGGCGGCTGATAGGGCAAGCGCCAAGGTTCGTCGCTCATGTCAACAAGGCTTGGGGGCGCGTCCTTTCCTTGCGCTTTTTCTAACTCAATTCCCCGATTTTCTCTTCCAGCCATTCCCAGTCCACCGTTGCGTTGCTGTCGAGCATTGCCTGAGCCGCTTCGAGTTCTTTGGCGATGTCGGCGTTGCGGCGGGTTTCTTTTTTGATTTTCAGGTTGAAAAGTTTGCGAGCCGTTTTGAAGAAGCGGAGGCGCTCGTCGCGGCGCTCTTTGGGCAAATCCCTGTTGCGTTCTATGCGGGCGAGGCTGTTGCGAATGAGGTGGTCGTCCAATCCTCCCCGCTCATATTGTATTTTCACGTCTGTTGCGGCGGCCACCGCGAAAAAATAGATGTCCTCCACATCGCTGTATTTTTTGTATTCGGGTATGGCTTGGGCGGCTTTTTCGTAGTCTCCTGAGGTAAAATAAAGCATGGACCACCAGATGCGAACAGCATACTTGGGATGCGGGCGGCCTCGCGGCGGCTTGGTGCCCGGCTCCTCGTTGTGCGCTCCGGCAAACTCGCGCAAGAACTGCACGGCCCAAGCCACCTTGTTCAGTTTGAGGGCGGTGTTCAGCATATTGGTCACTTGAATCATGGGCAGGTTCTTGTTGGCGGGCAGGCGCTGCAATTGCTCGCGGTGCATCCCGTGCAAGCGACCGATGAACTGGGGGTCTTTGGTGTGGCGATAGCGGCGGTTCCAGTAGCTGCGCAGCAGCACATTGAAATCATCGAGGCGGGATTTGGGCAAGGCATCAATGTGCCGGGCGAGCATATCGGCAAATCGGTCGGAGGCCAAGTCGCCCGCCTCGTTGTTTTCGGGCAAAAACTCCAGCAAGGTGGTGTAGAGCGCAATGCCCGGCGTGTCCTGCCAGTATTGGTGCCGGCGCATGAGCTCCACCATTTCCAAGGTGATGTCTCGATTGGCCATGAGGCGCTGGCGCTTGGGGGGGTCGTTGGCAAACATCTGCGCGATATTCTGGTAATGCACCAAGCGGCTCATAAGTTCGAGCTTGGAGTAGAGGTAGAAGCGGTCGAGCTCTTCCAAGGCGGCCAGCATATTAAGGTCTGCCTCGATTTCCTCCCGATGGTGGTCGTAGAGGGCCTTTTCGTGTTCCAAGAGGTATCGGAAAAAGAGGAAGTCGCTGAACTCGTAGCCTTCGTAGTGGTCGAATTTTGTTTGCTCATCAAGCAGTTCGCGCAATTCGGTGTAGAGGTTTTGGAAATAATTTTCGGTGCGCTTCACCCGCTGCCCTTTGCCCTGAGGAGCCGACTTGGCAGAGGCATTCACTGATTTCAGGTGAAGGCGCTCGCTGTAGAACCGCAACAATGCCAGTTG
This Saprospiraceae bacterium DNA region includes the following protein-coding sequences:
- a CDS encoding DUF4058 family protein, giving the protein MASPFPGMDPYLEGDLWPDVHHALASQIRRQLMPLIQPKYVARISRYVVEDNAPESEIGIMYPDVEVLLGRSAGAVSEPSVAYSTGSTPLPPSLSVPIFAPVEVRIPVVEIRDSTDNLLITAIEILSPVNKREPGLNQYLQKRRRLHQSGIHFLEIDLLRRGTRPVQHPKLEKTPYLIALTRAHQAQTDIWPVGLRSPLPVVPVPLAAPDQDVPLDLQHALREVYKDAAYHLSIDYSAAPPPPKLEAEDAAWAQGLKPV
- a CDS encoding SRPBCC domain-containing protein is translated as MTTKLFAAMLLFCFRLTAQPSSSPDTSTIHWPARYEPSKSKFFVHNEIEVSAPPEVVWGILIDAESWPAWYEGARKVVIRPESDTVLTAQSVFTWKTMGLNFESVIQEFAPPLRLSWESKKKNIQGYHAWLIVPTDYGCKVITDESQNGWLTFFEKTFQPNKLRRLHDVWLREIKKKAEAHR
- a CDS encoding divalent-cation tolerance protein CutA yields the protein MAFLVFYITHPDEATARRVAAHLVQERLAACSNAFPITSVFWWQGAVQHEGEWVSIVKTRLDLEEKLEAEIRKMHPYEVPCIMRWEARANADYEAWIVAETTGG